The proteins below come from a single Streptomyces sp. B3I8 genomic window:
- a CDS encoding condensation domain-containing protein, whose protein sequence is MTDETQRLPLSVNQEAMWVAWQRDPEQRSHIIPLPFEVEGRLDLPRLRRAVGALAARYPQLRGRVVATPKGPVLDWSDAPAIPVRETEQAGARKEALRQLWQRPFDLRSGPLLRIDVLNDKDSQTLLVAAHHLVNDGAGVLIMMEALRAAYNDGSVADGTVAPLGAARLHAERTRELADGDSGQAHRAYWRAILGDGGPDFELPRNTEPGGYTMLGDYIPQELEIRLRASAEEHGVSYVTVLLTGYFALLRRYSASDDLLAFVPFHGRTDPELADQVGYFVNPLPVRHRIRAFDRYRDLLTRVRLEVKDALRFGELPLPSIMRAAGLSGPQAHARTHQALFQYWNAGLRSGTDLQHLEFDGAVLRMSDVESSAGFTLAVMVREDSSGTHVLWKDPEGVLGLAQVRAMASDYLDVLADIADRPGSTVAAPLASSTDPAAGHPLAGPQPESGPEAGPGATVERSGMIEVWQEVLGVPDIDWRDSFFELGGHSLLAESLIHSVGERFGVEVSLRTLFDYPRLSDFTEQVLGAPRAESVDSEPEAGRAEDADAHWRPLPHRMALGLSREQRPDGVIPAESIICKVFEFPGVRVDPPRLDRAVRWAAAANPSLTAEYRIDASHGPLYRPRPPRPGLVELVRTASDDWETVRRVADKIASEEIVRDLDVREGQALYVACVHGPGAGFALVIRIDHSVCDGLSFNRFLKDMSDAYATDDEREFQAGHTRAALSDVAVAERIALEDTRTEALRAAWRARLPRGVPEMFINDTTPWSKCPPHGSNVQIVLRGEEYQRHLAEARQHRATGFMVAITKILRALRPVLLNDELAFFCPFPGRFVPEATGTVGNFVNLLPVVVDAPRGTDAPNTLKAVRNAMLWTLQHQGLPFATVLDEVREVDPTGEQYPKKRRSIFIAGNEPDRFTLDGVSATTRVPDLTSAMFDLSVWVTDTGSELVCSAVFRRSLLDLEAVRKVLTAIGAPLESLPDSGM, encoded by the coding sequence ATGACCGACGAGACCCAACGCCTTCCGCTTTCCGTCAATCAGGAGGCCATGTGGGTCGCGTGGCAGCGCGACCCCGAGCAGCGGTCGCACATCATCCCGCTCCCGTTCGAGGTGGAGGGGCGTCTCGACCTGCCCCGGCTGCGCCGGGCCGTGGGGGCGCTCGCCGCCAGGTATCCGCAGTTGCGTGGACGAGTCGTCGCCACCCCGAAAGGCCCGGTACTGGACTGGTCGGATGCTCCCGCGATACCGGTGCGCGAGACCGAACAGGCCGGCGCTCGGAAAGAGGCTCTGCGACAGCTGTGGCAGCGGCCCTTCGACCTGCGCAGCGGTCCGCTGCTGCGGATAGACGTCCTGAACGACAAAGACTCGCAAACCCTGCTGGTGGCAGCGCACCACCTCGTCAACGACGGCGCGGGCGTCCTGATCATGATGGAGGCGCTGCGCGCCGCGTACAACGACGGATCGGTCGCCGACGGGACGGTGGCCCCTCTCGGAGCGGCACGCCTCCACGCCGAGCGCACCAGGGAACTCGCCGACGGGGATTCGGGGCAGGCGCACCGTGCCTACTGGCGCGCGATCCTCGGCGACGGCGGCCCGGACTTCGAGCTGCCGCGCAACACCGAGCCGGGCGGTTACACGATGCTCGGCGACTACATACCCCAGGAACTCGAGATCCGGCTGCGGGCGTCCGCCGAGGAGCATGGCGTCTCCTACGTCACGGTCCTGCTCACCGGCTACTTCGCGCTGCTACGCCGGTACTCGGCCTCCGACGACCTCTTGGCCTTCGTGCCCTTCCACGGCAGGACGGATCCCGAACTCGCCGATCAGGTGGGCTATTTCGTCAATCCGCTCCCAGTCCGGCATCGGATCCGCGCCTTTGACCGGTACCGTGATCTGTTGACGCGGGTGCGTTTGGAGGTCAAGGACGCCCTGCGGTTCGGCGAGCTGCCGTTGCCCAGCATCATGCGCGCGGCCGGGCTCTCCGGCCCGCAGGCCCACGCCCGGACCCACCAGGCGCTGTTCCAGTACTGGAACGCGGGACTGCGCTCCGGCACAGATCTGCAGCATCTGGAGTTCGACGGTGCCGTACTGCGGATGTCCGACGTGGAGAGCAGTGCCGGGTTCACACTCGCCGTCATGGTGCGGGAAGACAGCTCCGGCACCCACGTGCTGTGGAAGGACCCGGAGGGTGTCCTCGGGCTCGCCCAGGTGCGGGCCATGGCTTCGGACTACCTCGACGTGCTCGCGGACATCGCGGACCGCCCGGGCTCGACAGTCGCCGCCCCGCTCGCCTCGTCCACCGATCCGGCGGCCGGCCACCCGCTGGCCGGGCCGCAGCCGGAGTCCGGGCCGGAGGCCGGCCCCGGTGCCACCGTTGAGCGTTCAGGCATGATCGAGGTCTGGCAGGAGGTGCTGGGCGTCCCTGACATCGACTGGCGGGATTCATTCTTCGAACTCGGAGGGCACTCACTGCTGGCCGAGTCACTGATCCACTCCGTGGGCGAACGTTTCGGCGTCGAGGTCTCGCTCCGCACGCTGTTCGACTACCCGCGGCTGTCGGACTTCACCGAGCAGGTGCTGGGTGCCCCCCGGGCCGAGTCGGTGGACAGCGAGCCCGAGGCGGGCCGCGCGGAGGACGCGGATGCGCACTGGCGGCCCCTGCCCCACCGGATGGCCCTGGGACTGAGCCGGGAGCAGCGGCCGGACGGCGTCATTCCCGCGGAGAGCATCATCTGCAAGGTCTTCGAGTTCCCCGGCGTCCGTGTCGACCCACCCCGGCTGGACCGTGCGGTGCGGTGGGCCGCGGCGGCCAATCCCTCGCTGACAGCCGAATACCGCATCGACGCGTCACACGGCCCGTTGTACCGGCCCCGCCCGCCCCGTCCCGGACTGGTGGAACTGGTACGGACGGCATCGGACGACTGGGAGACGGTGCGGCGCGTCGCGGACAAGATCGCCAGTGAGGAGATCGTGCGCGACCTGGACGTACGTGAAGGGCAAGCGCTCTACGTGGCCTGTGTGCACGGACCCGGAGCCGGCTTCGCGCTCGTGATCAGGATCGACCACTCGGTGTGCGACGGCCTGTCCTTCAACCGCTTCCTCAAAGACATGAGCGATGCCTACGCGACGGACGACGAACGGGAGTTCCAGGCCGGCCACACTCGTGCCGCCCTCTCGGACGTCGCCGTCGCAGAGCGCATCGCGCTCGAAGACACCCGCACCGAGGCACTGCGCGCAGCCTGGCGCGCCCGCCTTCCTCGGGGTGTACCGGAGATGTTCATCAACGACACGACACCGTGGTCGAAGTGCCCGCCCCACGGGAGCAACGTCCAGATCGTGCTGCGCGGCGAGGAGTACCAGCGGCACCTGGCGGAGGCACGGCAGCACCGGGCGACCGGGTTCATGGTCGCCATCACGAAGATCCTGCGTGCCCTGCGGCCCGTGCTGCTCAATGACGAACTCGCCTTCTTCTGCCCGTTCCCCGGACGCTTCGTGCCGGAGGCCACGGGTACTGTCGGCAACTTCGTCAACCTGCTGCCGGTGGTGGTCGACGCACCGCGCGGCACGGACGCGCCGAACACGCTCAAAGCGGTCCGCAACGCGATGCTCTGGACCCTCCAGCATCAGGGGCTGCCCTTCGCCACGGTGCTCGACGAGGTGCGCGAGGTCGACCCGACGGGTGAGCAGTACCCGAAGAAGCGCCGCTCCATCTTCATCGCGGGCAACGAGCCCGACCGCTTCACGCTCGACGGCGTCTCCGCCACGACGCGGGTCCCCGACCTCACCTCCGCCATGTTCGATCTCAGTGTCTGGGTCACCGACACCGGCTCGGAGCTGGTCTGTTCCGCGGTCTTCCGCCGCTCCCTGCTGGATCTCGAAGCAGTGCGCAAGGTGCTCACCGCGATCGGTGCGCCGTTGGAGTCCCTCCCGGACAGCGGCATGTGA